Proteins from a genomic interval of Polaribacter sp. Q13:
- the ald gene encoding alanine dehydrogenase, which yields MKIGIPKEIKNNESRVGMTPAGVFELTKKNHTVFVQSTAGEGSGFFDADYINVGATILPTIEDVYNQSEMIVKVKEPIASEYPLIKEDQIIFTYFHFASCEPLTKAMIESKSICIAYETVEDSEGTLPLLTPMSEVAGRMAIQQGAKYLEKPIKGRGILLGGVPGVAPGKVLVLGAGVVGVQAAKMAAGLGAHVTIMDINMKRLRYVNDVLPNHVTTAFSSEYSIRQLIKTHDLIIGGVLVKGGKAPKLITRDMLKDMRPGTVIVDVAVDQGGCFETTKATTHEDPTYIIDDVVHYCVANMPGAVPYTSTIALTNVTLPYIKNIANKGWEEACATDASLEKGLNIIKGKIVYKEISEAFHLEAFEV from the coding sequence TCCCTAAAGAAATTAAGAATAACGAGAGTAGAGTTGGTATGACACCCGCAGGTGTTTTTGAGTTGACTAAAAAAAATCATACTGTTTTTGTACAATCCACAGCAGGAGAAGGAAGTGGTTTTTTTGACGCAGATTATATTAACGTAGGTGCTACTATATTACCTACTATTGAAGACGTTTACAATCAGAGCGAAATGATTGTAAAAGTAAAAGAGCCAATTGCTTCTGAATATCCATTAATTAAAGAAGATCAAATTATTTTCACGTATTTTCATTTTGCATCATGTGAACCTTTAACAAAGGCCATGATAGAAAGTAAATCTATTTGTATTGCTTACGAAACGGTAGAAGATAGTGAGGGTACTTTGCCTTTATTAACACCTATGTCTGAGGTTGCTGGTAGAATGGCGATTCAGCAAGGTGCTAAATATTTAGAAAAACCAATTAAAGGTCGTGGTATTTTATTAGGAGGTGTACCAGGTGTTGCTCCAGGAAAAGTTTTAGTACTAGGAGCCGGAGTTGTTGGAGTACAAGCAGCAAAAATGGCAGCAGGTTTAGGAGCTCATGTTACTATTATGGATATTAATATGAAACGTTTACGTTATGTAAATGATGTGTTACCAAACCATGTTACTACAGCTTTTTCTAGTGAATACAGCATTAGACAGCTTATTAAAACACACGATTTAATAATTGGAGGCGTCTTGGTAAAAGGAGGAAAGGCTCCAAAATTAATTACTAGAGACATGCTTAAAGATATGCGTCCAGGAACAGTTATTGTAGATGTAGCAGTAGATCAAGGAGGTTGTTTTGAAACAACAAAAGCAACAACACATGAAGATCCTACTTATATTATAGATGATGTTGTGCATTATTGTGTGGCAAATATGCCAGGAGCTGTACCTTATACATCTACCATTGCTTTAACCAATGTAACATTACCATATATTAAAAATATAGCTAATAAAGGATGGGAAGAAGCTTGCGCTACAGATGCATCTTTAGAAAAA